In one Candidatus Eisenbacteria bacterium genomic region, the following are encoded:
- a CDS encoding SAM-dependent DNA methyltransferase, with amino-acid sequence MNHSEIVSFLWGVADLIRDTFKRGKYQDVILPLTVLRRLDCVLADTKERVLATQAKLKGKGLENLERDLRTASGFAFYNTSRYDFEKLLADAPHLAANLRNYIAGFSPNMREVLEKFDFDNTTAKLDEAGLLFQVLERFKNVDLHPDKIDNPTMGTIFEELIRKFNEALNENPGEHFTPRDVVHLMVDLMLAGDQDRIRRKGIVCTVYDPCCGSGGMLMITKEHITIGWRRNGEIIRPAINPDAEIHLFGQEVNPETWAVSRSDLYMKDPTGRDADNIAYGSVLSNDRHAGRGFDYLIANPPYGKDWKRDEDAVRAEHERSASGRFAPGLPRISDGQLLFLLHMLVHAKEPKDGGSRVAIIMNGSPLFTGDAGSGESEIRRFILEHDLLEALIALPEQLFYNTGIATYVWVVTNRKRAERKGKVQLIDATSFWVPMRKSLGDKRREIPPEKARDIVKLLTDFKDGGTGRITKDGKEEEAVVSRIFPTTHFGFRKITVERPLRLNFQASPERVPRLEEERGFQALAQSKKKGAAGATEQAEGRKLQEAIRILVRGLPGTLFKDRTEFEGALHAATRKVGMKLPAPTREAILSALSERDETAAICRDADGNLEPDPELRDTESVPLPGGDGPVDTEGVPASVRAFFEREVRPHVPDAWIDTAKRDPKDGRVGLIGYEINFNRYFYRYTPPRPLEEIESDIRAIEGDIVRMLGEVTGGRATE; translated from the coding sequence ATGAACCACAGCGAGATCGTCAGCTTCCTCTGGGGTGTCGCGGACCTCATTCGCGACACCTTCAAGCGTGGTAAGTATCAGGACGTCATCCTCCCGCTCACGGTGCTACGCCGCCTTGATTGCGTGCTTGCGGATACGAAGGAGAGGGTGCTCGCGACGCAGGCCAAGCTCAAGGGCAAGGGTCTGGAGAACCTTGAGCGCGACCTCCGCACGGCGTCCGGCTTCGCCTTCTACAACACGTCCCGCTATGACTTCGAGAAGTTGCTCGCCGACGCGCCTCACCTTGCGGCCAACCTGCGCAACTACATCGCCGGGTTCAGCCCGAACATGCGCGAGGTGCTTGAGAAGTTCGACTTCGACAACACTACAGCCAAGCTCGACGAGGCGGGCCTGCTCTTCCAAGTCCTCGAGCGCTTCAAGAACGTCGACCTCCACCCGGACAAGATCGACAACCCGACGATGGGCACGATCTTCGAAGAGCTGATCCGCAAGTTCAACGAGGCGCTGAACGAGAACCCCGGCGAGCACTTCACGCCGCGCGATGTCGTGCACCTGATGGTGGACCTGATGCTCGCGGGCGACCAGGACCGTATCCGGCGCAAGGGGATCGTGTGCACGGTCTACGACCCTTGCTGCGGCTCGGGCGGCATGCTCATGATCACCAAGGAGCACATCACCATCGGCTGGCGCCGAAACGGCGAGATCATCCGGCCCGCGATCAACCCGGACGCCGAGATCCACCTCTTTGGGCAGGAGGTGAATCCCGAGACGTGGGCCGTCTCGAGGTCGGACCTTTACATGAAGGACCCGACCGGACGCGACGCGGACAACATTGCCTATGGCAGCGTCCTGTCCAACGACCGCCACGCGGGACGCGGTTTCGACTACCTGATCGCCAATCCGCCCTACGGCAAGGACTGGAAGCGCGACGAAGACGCCGTGCGCGCCGAGCACGAGCGTAGCGCCTCGGGCCGTTTCGCCCCTGGTCTTCCGCGGATCAGCGACGGCCAGCTTCTCTTCCTCTTGCACATGCTGGTCCACGCGAAGGAGCCGAAGGACGGCGGCTCGCGCGTCGCCATCATTATGAATGGCTCGCCGCTCTTCACGGGCGACGCCGGGAGCGGCGAGAGCGAGATCCGCCGCTTCATCCTCGAGCACGATTTGCTCGAAGCCCTGATCGCGCTCCCCGAGCAGCTCTTCTACAACACCGGCATCGCCACCTACGTGTGGGTCGTGACCAATCGGAAGCGCGCCGAGCGCAAGGGCAAGGTCCAGCTCATCGACGCGACCTCGTTCTGGGTCCCGATGCGCAAGAGCCTCGGCGACAAGCGACGCGAGATCCCGCCGGAAAAGGCGCGGGACATCGTGAAGCTCCTTACCGATTTCAAGGACGGTGGGACAGGGCGGATCACGAAAGACGGCAAGGAGGAAGAGGCGGTCGTCAGCCGCATCTTCCCGACCACGCATTTCGGCTTCCGCAAGATCACCGTCGAGCGGCCGCTCCGGCTCAACTTCCAGGCGAGTCCCGAGCGGGTCCCCCGGCTCGAGGAGGAGAGGGGATTCCAGGCCCTCGCGCAGTCGAAGAAGAAGGGCGCGGCAGGAGCGACGGAGCAGGCCGAGGGGCGCAAGCTCCAGGAAGCGATCCGTATCCTGGTGCGCGGGCTCCCAGGCACCCTGTTCAAGGATCGCACCGAGTTCGAGGGTGCGCTCCATGCGGCCACCCGGAAGGTGGGCATGAAGCTACCGGCGCCGACCCGCGAGGCGATCCTTTCGGCACTCTCGGAGCGCGACGAGACGGCGGCCATCTGCCGCGACGCCGACGGCAACCTCGAGCCCGATCCCGAGCTGCGCGACACCGAGAGCGTTCCGCTGCCCGGGGGCGACGGCCCTGTGGACACCGAAGGCGTGCCGGCCAGCGTTCGCGCTTTCTTCGAGCGCGAGGTGAGACCCCACGTCCCGGACGCCTGGATCGACACGGCCAAGCGCGACCCAAAGGACGGCCGCGTCGGCCTTATCGGCTACGAGATCAACTTCAACCGCTACTTCTACCGCTACACGCCGCCCCGCCCCCTCGAGGAGATCGAGTCCGACATCCGGGCCATCGAGGGCGACATCGTGCGGATGCTGGGGGAGGTGACGGGGGGGCGGGCGACGGAATGA